The following are encoded in a window of Mycobacterium vicinigordonae genomic DNA:
- a CDS encoding leucyl aminopeptidase gives MTTEPGYQAPSVNVATSLPKRGAGSSVLLVPVVSVGEDERPGATVAAAGELPAEAVAEIEAGLQALGATGGTDQVHRLVISSLPVASVLTVGLGKSRAEWPAEVVRRAAGVAARSLGKAEAVITTMAELPGEDIGSAVVEGLILGSYRFSAFRSTKTAPKDPGLRKITVLAATANANAAKKQSAHGAAVAAAVATARDFVNTPPNALFPAEFAKRAKELGESVGLEVEVLDDKALKKAGYGGVIGVGQGSSRLPRLVRLIHRGSRLAKNAKRAKKVALVGKGVTFDTGGISIKPAAGMHHMTSDMGGAAAVIATVALAAQQGLPIDVIATVPMAENMPSATAQRPGDVLTQYGGITVEVQNTDAEGRLILADAIVRACEDNPDYLIETSTLTGAQTVALGARIPGVMGSEDFRDRVASISQRVGENGWPMPLPDELKDDLKSQVADLSNISGQRFAGMLVAGVFLREFVADGVAWAHIDVAGPAYNTGSAWGYSPKGATGVPTRTMYAVLEDIAAQG, from the coding sequence CCGTCGCCGCTGCCGGTGAGTTGCCCGCAGAGGCCGTCGCGGAGATCGAGGCAGGCCTGCAGGCACTGGGTGCTACCGGCGGCACCGACCAGGTTCACCGGTTGGTGATCTCGTCGCTGCCGGTGGCCAGCGTGTTGACGGTCGGGTTGGGCAAGTCGCGGGCGGAGTGGCCCGCCGAGGTGGTCCGTCGCGCGGCCGGTGTGGCGGCGCGCTCGCTAGGCAAGGCCGAGGCGGTGATCACCACGATGGCCGAGCTGCCCGGCGAGGACATCGGATCGGCGGTGGTGGAGGGCCTGATCCTGGGCAGCTACCGGTTCAGCGCCTTCCGCAGTACCAAGACCGCGCCGAAGGACCCCGGGTTACGAAAGATCACCGTGTTGGCCGCCACCGCAAACGCCAACGCCGCCAAGAAGCAGAGCGCACACGGCGCTGCCGTCGCTGCGGCGGTGGCCACCGCGCGCGACTTCGTGAACACCCCGCCCAATGCCCTCTTCCCCGCGGAATTCGCCAAGCGCGCAAAGGAATTGGGTGAATCCGTGGGGCTCGAGGTGGAGGTCCTCGACGACAAGGCGCTGAAGAAGGCCGGCTACGGTGGTGTGATCGGCGTCGGCCAGGGTTCCTCGCGGCTGCCCCGGTTGGTGCGCCTGATCCATCGCGGGTCGCGGTTGGCTAAAAACGCCAAGCGGGCCAAGAAAGTCGCACTCGTCGGAAAGGGTGTCACGTTCGACACCGGCGGCATTTCGATCAAGCCGGCGGCCGGCATGCATCACATGACCTCCGACATGGGCGGGGCGGCCGCGGTGATCGCCACCGTGGCGCTGGCCGCGCAGCAGGGCTTGCCGATCGACGTGATCGCCACCGTTCCGATGGCAGAGAACATGCCGTCGGCCACCGCGCAACGCCCCGGCGACGTGCTGACCCAGTACGGCGGCATCACCGTCGAGGTACAGAACACCGACGCCGAGGGCCGGCTGATCCTGGCCGACGCCATCGTGCGGGCCTGCGAGGACAACCCCGACTACCTAATCGAGACTTCCACGCTGACCGGTGCCCAGACCGTCGCGCTGGGGGCCCGCATCCCCGGCGTGATGGGCAGCGAGGACTTCCGCGACCGGGTGGCCTCTATCTCGCAGCGAGTCGGTGAGAACGGTTGGCCGATGCCGCTGCCCGACGAGCTCAAGGACGACCTGAAGTCGCAGGTGGCCGACCTGTCGAACATCAGCGGGCAGCGCTTCGCCGGGATGCTGGTGGCCGGGGTGTTCCTACGGGAGTTCGTCGCCGACGGCGTGGCCTGGGCGCACATCGACGTGGCAGGCCCGGCGTACAACACCGGAAGTGCCTGGGGCTACTCCCCCAAGGGGGCCACCGGCGTGCCGACCCGCACCATGTACGCGGTGCTCGAAGATATCGCCGCGCAAGGGTAA
- a CDS encoding SRPBCC family protein, with translation MTDNETLTATRDVSSSRQEVWDVMANGWTYAQWVVGNSRTRAVDADWPEPGAEIRHSVGVWPLVINDKTVVESCRPGEELVLRAHLGRLGSARITLRLYKTPDGCRIDMIEVPVSGPMSLLPDTLALAAVYPRNRECLWRLEALAKGQQPIEVS, from the coding sequence ATGACGGACAACGAGACGTTGACCGCAACCAGGGACGTGTCGTCGTCCCGCCAAGAGGTATGGGACGTGATGGCCAACGGCTGGACTTACGCACAGTGGGTGGTCGGCAACAGCCGGACCCGCGCCGTGGACGCGGACTGGCCGGAGCCGGGCGCCGAGATTCGGCACTCGGTCGGGGTATGGCCGCTGGTGATCAACGACAAGACCGTGGTCGAAAGTTGCCGACCCGGCGAAGAACTCGTGCTGCGTGCACACTTGGGCCGGCTGGGCTCAGCGCGAATCACACTGCGGCTGTACAAGACTCCCGACGGATGCCGGATCGACATGATCGAGGTGCCGGTCAGCGGCCCGATGAGCCTGCTGCCCGACACCTTGGCCCTGGCCGCGGTCTACCCGCGAAACCGGGAGTGCCTGTGGCGGTTGGAGGCACTCGCGAAGGGACAGCAACCCATCGAAGTCAGCTGA
- a CDS encoding aminopeptidase, which produces MTVRRLLVVLGAALLLAGVIGLLVPVSLSNSNGGTVSCGNGIASDLSSARSANDRNGANIPVLNQIIPHTDFVAACESSLSSRRAWTIPLALVGLVGLVGPLVVRRTDRAQV; this is translated from the coding sequence ATGACAGTGCGACGGTTACTTGTAGTGCTGGGTGCTGCGCTGTTGCTGGCCGGCGTGATCGGCCTGCTGGTGCCGGTGTCGTTGTCCAACAGCAACGGCGGCACGGTTAGCTGCGGGAATGGGATAGCCTCCGATCTGTCAAGCGCCAGAAGCGCCAACGACAGAAACGGGGCCAACATCCCGGTCCTTAACCAGATCATTCCGCACACCGATTTCGTGGCGGCCTGCGAGTCGTCGCTGTCCAGCCGGCGCGCCTGGACCATCCCGCTCGCACTGGTGGGGCTGGTCGGGCTAGTCGGCCCGCTGGTGGTGCGGCGCACCGACAGGGCTCAGGTTTAG
- a CDS encoding SDR family oxidoreductase, protein MRATQSAPQRFVDSGDGARIAVYEEGNREGPTVVLVHGWPDSHTLWDGVVPLLAQRFRIIRYDNRGVGLSSAPKPVSAYAMARYADDFAAVIGELSPGQPVHVLAHDWGSVGVWEYLSRPGASDRVATFTSVSGPAHDQLVSFIFGGLRRPWRPRGFARSLSQALRLTYMAFFSIPVLAPLLLRLALRSAAVRRQIVDNIPDEQIRHSDNIANDAANSVKVYPANYWRSYSSEFRRRGVHIVDVPVQLIVNTNDKFVRPHGYDETARWVPRLWRRDIRAGHFSPMSHPQVMAAAVHDFADLAEGKPASRALLRAQVGRPRGDFGDTLVSVTGAGSGIGRETALAFAREGAEVVISDIDEATVKETAAQIAARGGVAHAYVLDVSDGDAVEAFAERVCAEHGLPDIVVNNAGIGQAGRFLDTPAEEFDRVLDVNLGGVVNGCRAFGRRLAERGTGGHIVNVSSMAAYAPLQSLNAYCTSKAATFMFSDCLRAELDAADVGLTTICPGVIDTNIVATTRFDAGGDKDDEHVDDRRGQLDKMFDLRSYGPDKVANAIISAVKKNKPIRPVTFEAYALYGVSRVLPQALRSTARMRVI, encoded by the coding sequence ATGCGGGCAACACAGAGCGCACCCCAGCGCTTCGTCGACAGCGGCGACGGCGCGCGGATCGCCGTCTACGAAGAAGGCAACCGGGAGGGCCCGACCGTCGTGCTGGTACACGGCTGGCCCGATTCGCACACGTTGTGGGACGGCGTCGTTCCGCTACTTGCACAACGGTTCCGGATTATCCGCTACGACAACCGCGGCGTCGGCCTGTCCTCGGCGCCCAAGCCGGTGTCCGCCTACGCGATGGCGCGCTACGCCGACGACTTCGCCGCGGTGATTGGCGAACTGAGCCCCGGCCAGCCCGTGCACGTGCTGGCCCACGACTGGGGATCGGTGGGGGTGTGGGAGTACCTTTCCCGCCCGGGCGCCAGTGATCGGGTCGCGACGTTCACCTCGGTGTCCGGCCCGGCACACGATCAGCTGGTCAGCTTCATCTTCGGCGGGCTGCGCCGGCCGTGGCGCCCGCGTGGCTTCGCGCGCTCGCTCAGCCAGGCACTGCGGCTGACCTACATGGCGTTCTTCTCCATCCCGGTGCTGGCGCCGCTGCTGTTGCGGCTGGCGTTGCGCAGTGCGGCGGTGCGACGTCAGATCGTGGACAACATTCCTGACGAGCAGATCCGCCACTCCGACAACATCGCCAACGACGCCGCCAACTCGGTGAAGGTGTATCCAGCCAACTACTGGCGCTCGTATTCCAGCGAATTCCGGCGCCGAGGCGTCCACATTGTCGACGTACCGGTCCAGCTCATCGTCAACACCAACGACAAGTTCGTGCGCCCACACGGATACGACGAGACCGCTCGCTGGGTGCCGAGGTTGTGGCGACGCGATATCCGGGCTGGCCACTTCTCGCCGATGTCGCACCCGCAGGTGATGGCCGCCGCCGTGCACGACTTCGCCGACCTGGCCGAAGGCAAGCCGGCCAGCCGGGCGTTGCTGCGCGCGCAGGTTGGCCGTCCGCGGGGCGACTTCGGCGACACGCTGGTGTCGGTCACCGGCGCGGGTAGCGGCATCGGACGTGAGACGGCGCTCGCATTCGCGCGGGAGGGCGCCGAGGTGGTCATCAGCGACATCGACGAGGCCACCGTGAAGGAGACCGCCGCCCAGATCGCCGCTCGCGGGGGAGTCGCACACGCGTATGTACTCGACGTGTCCGACGGCGACGCCGTCGAGGCGTTCGCCGAGCGGGTTTGCGCCGAACACGGACTTCCCGACATCGTCGTCAACAATGCGGGGATCGGTCAGGCGGGCCGTTTCCTGGACACCCCGGCCGAAGAGTTCGACCGGGTTCTCGACGTCAACCTCGGCGGCGTGGTCAACGGCTGCCGGGCGTTCGGTCGGCGGCTGGCCGAACGGGGAACCGGTGGGCACATCGTCAATGTGTCTTCGATGGCCGCCTATGCGCCGCTGCAGTCGCTGAACGCCTACTGCACTTCCAAGGCCGCCACGTTCATGTTTTCCGACTGTCTGCGGGCAGAACTGGACGCCGCAGACGTTGGACTGACCACGATCTGCCCCGGGGTCATCGACACCAATATTGTCGCGACCACCCGCTTCGACGCTGGCGGCGACAAGGACGACGAGCACGTCGACGATCGCCGCGGCCAGCTGGACAAGATGTTCGACCTGCGCAGTTACGGGCCGGACAAGGTAGCCAACGCGATCATCTCGGCGGTCAAGAAGAACAAGCCGATCCGACCGGTCACCTTCGAGGCCTACGCGCTCTATGGCGTCTCACGGGTGCTACCGCAGGCGCTGCGCAGCACCGCGCGGATGCGGGTGATCTAA